From a single Streptomyces sp. NBC_00377 genomic region:
- a CDS encoding response regulator transcription factor translates to MPPTVLLAEDDRAIRNALERALALEGYRVTAVADGVEALAHAHKNPPDVLLLDVMMPGIDGLQVCRVLRAEGDRTPILMLTALVETADRIAGLDAGADDYVVKPFDVEEVFARLRALLRRTSPDAAPEAASPLPDVPKRASERHVEAAGLRMDPQARRAWRGGRELELTRTEFELLELLARNAGIVLDHSTIYDRIWGYDFGPGSKNLAVYVGYLRRKLDQPGAPQLIHTVRGVGYVLRED, encoded by the coding sequence GTGCCTCCCACCGTGCTGCTCGCCGAAGACGACCGTGCCATCCGCAACGCCCTGGAACGCGCCCTGGCCCTGGAGGGCTACCGCGTCACCGCGGTGGCCGACGGGGTCGAGGCGCTGGCGCACGCCCACAAGAACCCGCCCGACGTGCTCCTCCTCGACGTGATGATGCCCGGGATCGACGGACTCCAGGTCTGCCGGGTGCTGCGCGCCGAGGGCGACCGCACGCCCATCCTGATGCTGACCGCCCTGGTGGAGACCGCCGACCGGATCGCCGGTCTGGACGCGGGCGCGGACGACTACGTCGTGAAGCCGTTCGACGTCGAGGAGGTCTTCGCCCGGCTGCGGGCCCTGCTGCGCCGGACCAGCCCCGACGCCGCCCCCGAGGCCGCCTCGCCGCTGCCCGACGTCCCGAAGCGGGCGTCCGAGCGGCATGTGGAGGCGGCCGGGCTGCGGATGGACCCGCAGGCGCGGCGGGCGTGGCGGGGCGGGCGGGAACTGGAGCTGACCCGGACCGAGTTCGAACTGCTGGAACTGCTGGCGCGCAACGCCGGGATCGTCCTGGACCACTCCACGATCTACGACCGCATCTGGGGCTACGACTTCGGTCCCGGCTCCAAGAACCTCGCCGTCTACGTCGGCTACCTCCGCCGCAAGCTCGACCAGCCCGGCGCCCCGCAGCTGATCCACACCGTGCGCGGGGTGGGTTACGTGCTGCGGGAAGACTGA
- a CDS encoding FMN reductase produces MKLVVVSAGLSVPSSTRLLADRLAAATAGRTSAQAQVVELRDLAVEIAHNFTNGFPGRKLAAALEAVTEADGLIVVTPVFSASYSGLFKSFFDVLDPDALAGKPVLIAATGGSARHSLVLEHALRPLFSYLRAVVVPTAVYAASEDWGAEGLPERIERAAAELASLMTGLSAPSSPTGPAKDDKDDKDEFTVVPFAEQLAALAAR; encoded by the coding sequence ATGAAGCTCGTCGTCGTCTCGGCGGGGCTGAGCGTCCCGTCGTCGACCCGGCTGCTGGCCGACCGGCTGGCGGCCGCGACCGCCGGGCGGACCTCGGCGCAGGCGCAGGTCGTGGAGCTGCGGGACCTCGCCGTCGAGATCGCCCACAACTTCACCAACGGGTTCCCCGGGCGGAAGCTGGCGGCCGCGCTGGAAGCGGTGACGGAGGCGGACGGGCTGATCGTCGTCACGCCGGTGTTCTCCGCGTCGTACAGCGGCTTGTTCAAGTCGTTCTTCGACGTGCTCGACCCGGACGCGCTGGCCGGCAAGCCGGTGCTGATCGCCGCCACGGGGGGCTCCGCACGGCACTCGCTGGTGCTGGAACACGCCCTGCGGCCGCTGTTCTCCTATCTCCGCGCGGTCGTCGTCCCGACCGCGGTCTACGCCGCCTCCGAGGACTGGGGCGCGGAGGGCCTGCCCGAACGGATCGAGCGGGCGGCGGCAGAGCTGGCGTCGCTGATGACGGGCCTGTCCGCGCCGTCGTCCCCGACCGGCCCGGCGAAGGACGACAAGGACGACAAGGACGAGTTCACGGTGGTGCCCTTCGCCGAACAGCTGGCGGCCCTGGCCGCCCGGTGA